One segment of Pseudomonas asgharzadehiana DNA contains the following:
- a CDS encoding CitMHS family transporter, with product MLTFLGFAMVITFMFLIMTKRLSALIALIIVPILFALFGGFAPKIGPMMLEGITKLAPTGVMLMFAILYFALMIDSGLFDPAVRKILKMVKGDPLKVSVGTAVLALVVSLDGDGATTYMICVAAMLPLYQRIGMSPRIMAGLIILAGGVMNMTPWGGPTARAASALHVDPSDIFVPMIPAMAAGVVAILVIAYMYGKRERARLGELHLQGDEIDHSEISVSQFPDARRPKLIWFNGALTLALMCTLIAGLLPLPVLFMVAFSIAMIVNYPCLQQQKDRVAAHAGSVLAVVGLIFAAGIFTGILSGTGMVDAMSKSLLAVIPEALGPYLAVITALVSMPFTFFMSNDAFYYGVLPVLAEAASHYGITAVEMARASIVGQPVHLLSPLVPSTYLLVALAGIEFGDHQRFTLKWAVLVCLCIMFAALLMGIFPLFSTL from the coding sequence ATGCTGACTTTCCTTGGCTTCGCCATGGTCATCACGTTCATGTTCCTGATCATGACCAAGCGCCTGTCCGCGCTGATCGCCCTGATCATCGTGCCGATCCTGTTCGCGCTGTTCGGTGGTTTCGCGCCGAAGATCGGCCCGATGATGCTCGAAGGCATCACCAAGCTCGCGCCAACCGGCGTGATGCTGATGTTCGCCATCCTCTACTTTGCCCTGATGATCGACTCCGGCCTGTTCGACCCGGCCGTGCGCAAGATCCTCAAGATGGTCAAGGGCGACCCGCTGAAGGTATCGGTCGGTACCGCCGTACTGGCCCTGGTGGTGTCCCTCGACGGTGACGGCGCCACCACCTACATGATCTGCGTAGCCGCCATGTTGCCGCTGTATCAGCGCATCGGCATGAGCCCGCGAATCATGGCCGGCCTGATCATTCTCGCCGGTGGCGTGATGAACATGACCCCCTGGGGCGGCCCGACCGCCCGTGCCGCCAGTGCGCTGCATGTGGACCCTTCGGATATTTTCGTACCGATGATCCCGGCCATGGCCGCGGGCGTCGTGGCAATCCTGGTGATCGCCTATATGTACGGCAAACGTGAACGGGCGCGTCTGGGTGAGTTGCACCTGCAGGGCGACGAGATCGATCACAGCGAAATCAGCGTGTCGCAATTCCCTGACGCGCGCCGTCCGAAGCTGATCTGGTTCAACGGCGCCCTGACCCTCGCCCTGATGTGCACCCTGATCGCCGGCCTGTTGCCGCTGCCGGTGCTGTTCATGGTGGCGTTCAGTATCGCGATGATCGTCAACTACCCATGCCTGCAACAGCAGAAAGACCGCGTCGCCGCCCATGCCGGCAGCGTTTTGGCGGTGGTGGGGCTGATCTTCGCCGCCGGTATCTTCACCGGCATTTTGTCGGGCACCGGCATGGTCGATGCCATGTCCAAGAGCCTGCTGGCGGTCATCCCTGAAGCCCTGGGCCCGTACCTCGCGGTGATCACAGCGCTGGTGAGCATGCCGTTCACCTTCTTCATGTCCAACGACGCGTTCTACTACGGTGTGTTGCCGGTGCTCGCCGAGGCCGCCAGCCACTACGGTATCACCGCTGTAGAAATGGCCCGCGCCTCCATCGTTGGCCAGCCTGTGCACTTGCTCAGCCCGCTGGTACCGTCGACCTACCTGCTGGTGGCCCTGGCCGGTATCGAATTTGGCGATCACCAGCGCTTCACCTTGAAGTGGGCAGTACTGGTATGCCTGTGCATAATGTTCGCCGCATTGCTGATGGGGATTTTTCCGCTGTTCAGCACTCTATAA
- a CDS encoding DUF7844 domain-containing protein, with product MRRLVAWLLAGIVLLCAGAAQASLQLRLKTEGLSPAQQQASQALLDEAMRSLPPRFVEQLDRRIDVGWTDKMPENAYGQASLVSELDLNRNLLDSLTDGSAATQKTNRPHGTVRREMLATVLHELTHIYDRARLWSPDERRLIQRCARQNNITGLIGLPDQCRGQNDRRFTLSDDPRLLDLAGWPQYVGRRGEREQHNRQVVRSPDIYETTSPLEFVAVNMEYFLLDASYACRRPALFRYYQQHFGWAPPTQDACAKAYPFLNAGNDFAKTPLGHVDPERVYEIDYLLAEANQNLVSRWGHSMLRLVICAPGRPRGPDCRLDLDQHLVLSYRAFVGDVQLSSWDGLVGKYPSRLFVLPLAQVIDEYTKTELRGLASVPLKLSRQEITDTVEHAAEMHWSYDGNYYFLSNNCAVESLKLLRSGSANPQLTGLDNITPNGLLEVLQARGLADTSVLNDKREALRLGYHFDSFRERYQAMFEVLRKHLPIEQAQVEDWLALSAAQRRQWFDQADLRTSAALLLLEQASFRKQLMLAQDEVKQRYLGARELKNGGMEKANATLQQILANSGFLSRPAELLGSGGYGLPQPSEAKRLESESAERQKQLQSLTGELDKEVRALLDPSRAAEIAACEANLRQLGEHLRSLHKAAGGLELP from the coding sequence GTGAGGCGCCTTGTCGCCTGGCTCCTGGCCGGGATTGTGCTGCTGTGTGCCGGCGCAGCCCAGGCCAGCCTGCAACTGCGGCTCAAGACAGAAGGCTTGAGCCCGGCCCAACAACAGGCCAGCCAGGCATTGCTCGATGAAGCGATGCGCTCATTGCCGCCGCGCTTTGTCGAGCAGTTGGACCGCCGTATCGATGTCGGCTGGACCGACAAAATGCCCGAAAACGCCTACGGCCAGGCTTCGCTGGTGTCCGAACTGGACCTGAACCGCAACCTGCTCGACAGCTTGACCGATGGCAGCGCCGCCACCCAGAAGACCAATCGCCCCCACGGCACCGTGCGCCGGGAAATGCTCGCCACCGTGCTGCATGAACTGACCCACATCTATGACCGTGCGCGCCTGTGGTCTCCCGACGAACGCAGACTGATCCAGCGTTGCGCTCGACAAAACAACATCACCGGCCTGATTGGCCTGCCCGATCAATGCCGTGGCCAGAACGACCGCCGCTTTACCCTCAGCGATGACCCGCGCCTGCTGGACCTCGCGGGCTGGCCACAATATGTCGGCCGTCGCGGCGAGCGCGAGCAGCACAACCGCCAGGTCGTGCGCAGCCCGGATATCTACGAAACCACCAGCCCGCTGGAGTTCGTCGCGGTCAACATGGAGTACTTCCTCCTCGACGCGAGCTACGCCTGTCGGCGTCCGGCGCTGTTCCGCTATTACCAGCAGCACTTCGGCTGGGCCCCGCCGACGCAGGACGCCTGCGCCAAGGCCTACCCATTCCTCAATGCCGGCAACGATTTCGCCAAGACACCGCTGGGCCACGTGGACCCGGAGCGGGTCTACGAGATCGACTACCTGCTGGCCGAAGCCAACCAGAATCTGGTCAGCCGCTGGGGCCACAGCATGTTGCGCCTGGTGATCTGCGCCCCAGGCCGCCCGCGCGGGCCGGATTGCCGGCTCGACCTGGACCAGCATTTGGTATTGTCCTACCGCGCATTTGTCGGTGACGTACAACTGTCGAGTTGGGACGGCCTGGTGGGCAAGTACCCGTCACGCCTGTTCGTGTTGCCGTTGGCCCAGGTGATCGACGAATACACCAAGACTGAACTGCGCGGCCTGGCCTCCGTACCGCTGAAACTGTCGCGCCAGGAAATCACCGACACCGTCGAGCACGCCGCCGAAATGCACTGGAGCTACGACGGTAATTACTACTTCCTGTCCAACAACTGCGCGGTCGAAAGCCTGAAACTGTTACGCAGCGGCAGCGCCAATCCGCAACTGACCGGCTTGGACAACATCACCCCCAACGGCCTGCTCGAAGTCCTGCAAGCCCGTGGCCTGGCCGATACCAGCGTGCTGAATGACAAACGTGAAGCGCTGCGCCTGGGTTATCACTTCGACTCCTTCCGCGAGCGCTACCAGGCGATGTTCGAAGTACTGCGCAAGCATTTGCCGATCGAACAGGCCCAGGTTGAAGACTGGTTAGCCTTGAGCGCGGCGCAACGCCGCCAATGGTTCGACCAGGCAGACCTGCGCACCAGCGCCGCGTTGCTGCTGCTGGAACAAGCCAGCTTTCGTAAACAGTTGATGCTGGCCCAGGACGAAGTCAAACAACGCTACCTCGGCGCCCGCGAGCTGAAAAACGGCGGCATGGAGAAGGCCAATGCCACCCTGCAACAGATCCTCGCCAACAGCGGCTTTCTCAGCCGCCCAGCGGAATTGCTGGGCAGCGGCGGCTATGGCCTGCCGCAGCCATCGGAAGCCAAGCGCCTGGAATCGGAAAGCGCCGAACGCCAGAAGCAGCTGCAATCGCTGACCGGCGAGCTGGATAAAGAGGTGAGGGCGCTGCTGGACCCTTCCCGCGCCGCCGAGATTGCCGCGTGCGAGGCCAACCTCAGGCAGCTCGGTGAACACCTGCGGTCGCTGCACAAAGCGGCCGGCGGCCTCGAACTGCCCTGA
- a CDS encoding DUF2388 domain-containing protein — protein MRSPLIAAALGLLLLADVAQAQTLVATSNIIVRASGRTIDFTSDTTTSIRDSKVVREAHDDAASFVASNGEIRGAQLEAAFDTLRTRLPEARDASDQTLAEAILAL, from the coding sequence ATGCGTAGCCCGCTGATCGCCGCCGCCCTCGGCCTGCTGTTGTTGGCCGACGTTGCCCAGGCACAGACCCTGGTGGCCACCAGTAACATCATTGTTCGCGCGTCTGGCCGCACCATTGATTTCACCTCGGACACCACCACGTCCATCCGCGATTCCAAAGTCGTGCGTGAAGCTCACGATGATGCGGCCAGCTTCGTCGCCAGCAATGGTGAAATCCGTGGCGCTCAGTTGGAAGCCGCCTTTGACACCTTGCGCACCCGCCTGCCGGAAGCCCGTGACGCCAGTGACCAGACCCTCGCCGAAGCTATTCTCGCTCTGTGA
- a CDS encoding DUF2388 domain-containing protein has protein sequence MAFSYRLFIVPVLFSACWSPWVSAFDVTLQSTVASAYATSKVTSAPFDKKVIVAARDDAAAFIATDGQWRGARLESALDYLRRTQPKLHVSDLELAQAILVQ, from the coding sequence ATGGCTTTTTCATACCGACTGTTCATTGTTCCTGTGTTGTTTTCTGCCTGCTGGTCACCTTGGGTTTCGGCCTTTGACGTGACCCTCCAGAGCACCGTCGCGAGCGCGTATGCCACCAGCAAGGTGACCTCCGCGCCCTTCGACAAAAAAGTAATCGTTGCCGCAAGGGATGACGCTGCCGCATTCATTGCTACCGACGGCCAATGGCGAGGAGCACGGCTGGAGTCGGCGCTGGATTACCTGCGCCGAACCCAACCAAAACTTCATGTCAGCGACCTTGAACTGGCGCAGGCAATTCTCGTCCAATAA
- a CDS encoding DUF2388 domain-containing protein, which yields MPVLRLLSAAALLALAFNANATSFIVTTDSIVGALKATSDATSDATSSLRDNKVVRAARDDAASFVASEGAIRGVKLESALAQIRQQAPQLNTATDAQLAQAILAI from the coding sequence ATGCCCGTTCTTCGCCTGCTCAGCGCTGCTGCCTTGTTGGCCCTGGCTTTCAATGCCAACGCGACCAGCTTCATCGTGACCACCGATTCCATCGTCGGCGCACTGAAGGCTACGTCCGACGCCACTTCCGATGCGACTTCCTCCCTGCGTGACAACAAAGTCGTGCGCGCCGCGCGTGACGACGCGGCCAGCTTTGTCGCCAGTGAAGGCGCCATTCGTGGCGTGAAGCTGGAAAGCGCCCTTGCGCAAATCCGTCAACAAGCGCCACAACTGAACACCGCGACCGACGCACAATTGGCCCAGGCCATTCTGGCCATCTGA
- a CDS encoding DUF1127 domain-containing protein, whose translation MERTLSSELFFEDKAVNTQASLPLRVLANLMLWQRRISSRHQLARLDSRLLADAGISEAQRYEELSKPFWR comes from the coding sequence ATGGAACGTACACTCAGTTCCGAACTGTTCTTCGAAGATAAAGCTGTAAACACCCAGGCTTCCCTGCCTCTGCGCGTTCTTGCCAACCTGATGCTGTGGCAGCGCCGCATCTCCAGCCGCCATCAGTTGGCTCGCCTGGATTCGCGTCTGCTGGCTGACGCCGGTATCAGCGAAGCTCAACGCTACGAAGAGCTGAGCAAGCCGTTCTGGCGCTAA
- a CDS encoding acetyl-CoA hydrolase/transferase family protein: MYRDRIRLPSLLNKVMSAADAAALIEDGMTVGMSGFTRAGEAKAVPHALAERAKTSPLKITLMTGASLGNDLDKQLTEAGVLSRRMPFQVDSTLRKAINAGEVMFIDQHLSETVEQLRNNQLKLPDIAVIEAVAITEQGHIVPTTSVGNSASFAIFAKQVIVEINLAHNPNLEGLHDIYIPTYRPTRTPIPLVKVDDRIGSTAIPIPPEKIVAIVITNQADSASTVTPPDSDTQGIANHLINFLKQEVDAGRMTNKLGPLQAGIGNIANAVMCGLIDSPFQDLTMYSEVLQDSTFDLIDAGKLSFASGSSITLSERRNADVFGNLEHYKDKLVLRPQEISNHPEVVRRLGIIGINTALEFDIYGNVNSTHVCGTRMMNGIGGSGDFARNAHLAIFVTKSIAKSGAISSVVPMVSHVDHTEHDVDILVTEVGLADLRGLAPRERARVIIDNCVHPAYRDALNNYFEGACALGGHTPHILREALSWHINLEETGHMLKA, translated from the coding sequence ATGTACCGTGATCGTATCCGCTTGCCTTCGCTGTTGAACAAGGTCATGAGCGCGGCAGACGCCGCCGCACTGATCGAGGACGGCATGACCGTCGGCATGAGCGGCTTCACCCGTGCCGGTGAAGCCAAGGCCGTTCCCCATGCCCTCGCCGAGCGCGCCAAGACCTCGCCACTGAAAATCACCTTGATGACCGGCGCCAGCCTGGGCAATGACCTGGATAAGCAACTGACCGAAGCCGGCGTGCTGTCCCGACGCATGCCGTTCCAGGTCGACAGCACATTGCGCAAGGCTATCAACGCCGGCGAGGTGATGTTTATCGACCAGCATTTGTCGGAAACCGTCGAACAACTGCGCAACAACCAGCTCAAGCTACCGGATATTGCCGTGATCGAAGCCGTGGCGATCACCGAGCAAGGGCATATCGTGCCAACCACCTCCGTCGGTAACTCGGCCAGCTTCGCGATCTTTGCCAAACAGGTGATCGTCGAGATCAACCTGGCGCACAACCCGAACCTGGAAGGGCTGCACGACATTTATATCCCGACCTATCGCCCAACCCGTACGCCGATCCCGCTGGTAAAGGTCGACGACCGCATCGGCAGCACCGCAATCCCAATCCCGCCGGAAAAGATCGTCGCCATCGTCATCACCAACCAGGCGGACTCCGCCTCGACCGTGACGCCCCCCGACAGTGACACCCAAGGAATCGCCAATCACCTGATCAACTTCCTCAAGCAGGAAGTCGACGCCGGGCGCATGACCAACAAGCTCGGGCCGCTGCAGGCCGGTATCGGCAACATTGCCAACGCGGTGATGTGCGGCTTGATCGACTCCCCCTTCCAAGACCTGACCATGTACTCGGAAGTACTGCAGGACTCCACGTTCGACCTGATCGACGCCGGCAAGCTGAGCTTCGCCTCGGGCAGTTCGATCACACTGTCGGAGCGGCGCAATGCCGACGTGTTCGGCAACCTGGAGCATTACAAGGACAAACTGGTACTGCGCCCGCAGGAGATCTCCAACCACCCTGAAGTGGTGCGTCGCTTGGGCATTATCGGCATCAATACCGCGTTGGAGTTCGACATCTACGGCAACGTCAATTCCACCCATGTCTGCGGCACGCGGATGATGAACGGCATTGGCGGCTCCGGTGACTTCGCGCGTAACGCGCACTTGGCGATTTTCGTCACCAAGTCGATTGCCAAGAGCGGCGCGATTTCCAGCGTGGTGCCGATGGTCAGTCATGTGGACCACACCGAACACGATGTAGACATCCTCGTCACCGAAGTAGGCCTGGCAGACTTGCGCGGCCTGGCGCCAAGGGAAAGGGCTCGGGTAATCATCGACAACTGCGTGCATCCCGCATACCGCGATGCGCTGAACAATTACTTCGAGGGCGCCTGCGCATTAGGCGGGCATACGCCGCACATCCTGCGCGAAGCGCTGAGTTGGCACATTAACCTGGAAGAAACCGGGCATATGCTCAAGGCTTGA
- a CDS encoding NAD(P)(+) transhydrogenase (Re/Si-specific) subunit beta, which translates to MSMNLVTTLYLIASICFIQALKGLSHPTTSRRGNLFGMLGMALAVLTTVGLIYKLGAELATAGIGYVIVGLLVGGTAGSIMAKRVEMTKMPELVAFMHSMIGLAAVFIAIAAVVEPQSLGIVKHLGDAIPAGNRLELFLGAAIGAITFSGSVIAFGKLSGKYKFRLFQGAPVQFGGQHKLNLVLGLATLGLGLAFMFTGNLTAFALMLALAFVLGVLIIIPIGGADMPVVVSMLNSYSGWAAAGIGFSLNNSMLIIAGSLVGSSGAILSYIMCKAMNRSFFNVLLGGFGNAPDTSAAAGSKEARPVKSGSADDATFLLTNADTVIIVPGYGLAVARAQHALKELTEKLTHHGVTVKYAIHPVAGRMPGHMNVLLAEAEVPYDQVFEMEDINSEFGQADVVLVLGANDVVNPAAKNDPNSPIAGMPILEAFKAKTIIVNKRSMASGYAGLDNELFYLDKTMMVFGDAKKVIEDMVKAVD; encoded by the coding sequence ATGAGCATGAATCTGGTAACGACGCTCTACCTGATCGCGTCGATCTGTTTCATTCAGGCCCTTAAAGGCCTGTCGCACCCGACCACCTCGCGACGCGGCAACCTGTTCGGCATGCTCGGCATGGCGCTGGCAGTGCTCACCACCGTGGGCCTCATCTATAAGCTGGGCGCCGAGCTTGCGACGGCCGGCATCGGCTATGTGATCGTCGGCCTGCTGGTCGGCGGCACCGCTGGTTCGATCATGGCCAAGCGCGTTGAGATGACCAAGATGCCGGAGCTGGTGGCGTTCATGCACAGCATGATCGGCCTGGCCGCGGTGTTCATTGCAATTGCCGCCGTGGTTGAGCCGCAATCGCTGGGCATCGTCAAGCACCTGGGCGATGCGATTCCGGCGGGCAACCGTCTGGAGCTGTTCCTCGGTGCCGCCATCGGCGCCATAACCTTCTCCGGCTCGGTGATCGCCTTCGGCAAGCTGTCGGGCAAGTACAAATTCCGCCTGTTCCAGGGCGCACCGGTACAGTTCGGCGGCCAGCACAAGCTGAACCTGGTATTGGGCCTCGCTACGCTGGGCCTGGGTTTGGCGTTCATGTTCACCGGCAACCTCACCGCCTTCGCGCTGATGCTGGCCCTGGCCTTCGTGCTGGGCGTACTCATCATCATCCCCATTGGCGGCGCCGATATGCCCGTGGTGGTGTCGATGCTTAACAGCTACTCCGGCTGGGCGGCGGCGGGTATCGGCTTCTCGCTGAACAACTCGATGCTAATCATCGCCGGTTCGCTCGTCGGCTCAAGCGGCGCGATCCTGTCGTACATCATGTGTAAGGCGATGAATCGTTCCTTCTTTAATGTACTGCTCGGCGGCTTCGGCAACGCGCCGGATACCAGTGCCGCTGCGGGTTCTAAAGAAGCGCGCCCGGTGAAGTCCGGCTCGGCCGACGACGCGACCTTTCTGCTGACCAACGCCGACACCGTGATCATCGTGCCAGGCTACGGCTTGGCGGTGGCGCGGGCGCAACACGCGCTGAAGGAATTGACCGAGAAACTGACCCACCACGGCGTCACCGTGAAATATGCGATCCACCCGGTGGCGGGCCGTATGCCTGGGCATATGAACGTGCTGCTCGCCGAGGCTGAAGTGCCTTACGACCAAGTGTTCGAGATGGAAGACATCAACTCTGAGTTCGGCCAGGCCGACGTGGTGCTGGTGCTGGGCGCGAACGACGTGGTCAACCCGGCCGCGAAGAACGATCCGAACTCACCGATCGCCGGTATGCCGATCCTGGAAGCGTTCAAAGCCAAGACCATCATCGTCAACAAGCGCTCAATGGCCAGTGGTTACGCCGGCTTGGATAACGAGTTGTTCTACCTGGACAAGACCATGATGGTTTTCGGCGACGCCAAGAAGGTCATTGAAGACATGGTTAAAGCCGTCGACTAA
- a CDS encoding NAD(P) transhydrogenase subunit alpha, whose amino-acid sequence MEELISPGIYNLIIFVLAIYVGYHVVWNVTPALHTPLMAVTNAISAIVIVGAMLAAALTVTPLGKTMGTLAVALAAVNVFGGFLVTRRMLEMFKKKAPKVKEEAPSA is encoded by the coding sequence ATGGAAGAGCTTATCTCCCCCGGTATCTACAACCTGATCATCTTTGTGCTGGCGATCTATGTCGGTTACCACGTGGTCTGGAACGTTACCCCCGCGCTGCACACGCCGCTGATGGCGGTAACCAACGCCATTTCGGCGATCGTAATCGTCGGCGCCATGCTCGCGGCCGCGCTTACAGTCACACCACTGGGCAAGACCATGGGCACCCTCGCCGTGGCACTGGCGGCGGTCAACGTGTTCGGCGGCTTCCTGGTCACGCGCCGCATGCTTGAGATGTTCAAGAAGAAAGCCCCGAAAGTAAAAGAAGAGGCGCCATCGGCATGA
- a CDS encoding Re/Si-specific NAD(P)(+) transhydrogenase subunit alpha produces MHIGVPLETQTGETRVAATPETIKKLIGQGHKVTVQSGAGIKASVVDSAYETAGATIGSANDAFGAELILKVVAPSDSELALIKSGTVLVGMLNPFSNETIAKLAERGITAFALEAAPRTSRAQSLDVLSSQANIAGYKAVLLAAHHYPRFMPMLMTAAGTVKAARVLILGAGVAGLQAIATAKRLGAVIEASDVRPAVKEQIESLGAKFVDVPYETDEERECAVGVGGYARPMPTSWMQRQALAVHERAKQADIVITTALIPGRKAPTLLSAETVAQMKPGSVVIDLAAAQGGNCPLTVADQVVVENGVIICGPTNLAGAVAADASALYARNLLDFLKLVFTKEGQFEINLEDDIVAACLMCRDGQVIRKNA; encoded by the coding sequence GTGCACATTGGTGTTCCTCTCGAAACCCAGACCGGTGAAACGCGGGTGGCTGCCACCCCGGAAACCATCAAGAAGCTGATCGGCCAGGGCCATAAGGTCACTGTACAAAGCGGAGCAGGCATTAAGGCCAGCGTCGTCGACAGTGCCTATGAAACAGCAGGCGCAACCATTGGCAGCGCCAACGATGCATTTGGCGCCGAGCTGATTCTCAAAGTGGTTGCTCCCAGCGACAGCGAATTGGCGCTGATCAAAAGCGGCACCGTGTTGGTGGGCATGCTCAATCCGTTCAGCAACGAAACCATTGCCAAGCTGGCCGAGCGCGGCATTACCGCCTTCGCTCTTGAAGCAGCCCCACGCACCTCGCGTGCCCAGAGCCTCGACGTGCTGTCCTCGCAAGCCAACATCGCCGGCTATAAAGCCGTGTTGCTCGCCGCTCATCACTATCCGCGCTTCATGCCGATGCTGATGACCGCCGCAGGTACCGTCAAAGCCGCTCGGGTGCTGATTCTAGGTGCGGGCGTCGCAGGCTTGCAGGCCATTGCCACGGCCAAACGCCTCGGTGCAGTGATCGAAGCGTCTGACGTACGCCCGGCGGTAAAAGAGCAGATCGAATCCCTCGGCGCCAAGTTTGTCGACGTACCTTACGAAACCGACGAAGAGCGCGAATGCGCCGTCGGCGTCGGCGGTTATGCACGCCCGATGCCCACAAGCTGGATGCAACGCCAGGCCCTTGCCGTGCACGAGCGCGCCAAGCAAGCCGATATCGTCATTACCACCGCCCTGATCCCAGGCCGCAAGGCACCCACCTTGCTCAGCGCCGAGACAGTTGCGCAGATGAAACCCGGCTCGGTGGTCATTGACCTCGCGGCAGCCCAGGGCGGCAACTGCCCGCTGACCGTTGCCGACCAGGTGGTGGTGGAAAACGGCGTGATCATTTGTGGCCCGACCAACCTCGCCGGCGCTGTTGCCGCCGATGCGTCGGCCTTGTATGCGCGCAACCTGCTGGACTTCCTGAAGCTGGTCTTCACCAAGGAAGGGCAGTTTGAAATCAACCTCGAAGACGACATCGTCGCTGCGTGCCTGATGTGCCGCGACGGCCAAGTCATCCGCAAAAACGCCTAA
- a CDS encoding LysR family transcriptional regulator encodes MRRKIPSTTALVSFEAAARHESFTKAAHELSITQGAICRQIASLEEFLSVELFRRSRRGVKLTEAGLSYSRRVATQLDAVERDTLSVMGQQGANTIELAVVPTFGTQWLIPRLKDFQRQHPEVTVNLTNRTRPFLFADTEFDAAIYFGDADWPGTESHRLMGENPVPVCSPRLLGKRKRFTSSEIAQLPLLQQTTRPYAWRQWFNAQQLNIPRDMTGPRYELFSMLSQAAMHDMGIALIPPFLIQRELDEHRLVFASPEALTSSKAYYLMIPDRKVESASLHAFRDWLIDQSKRYSPCN; translated from the coding sequence ATGCGTAGGAAAATTCCCAGCACTACCGCCCTTGTCAGCTTTGAGGCGGCGGCCCGCCACGAGAGCTTTACCAAGGCGGCGCACGAGCTCTCCATCACACAAGGCGCGATCTGCCGACAGATCGCCAGCCTGGAGGAATTTTTAAGTGTCGAGCTGTTTCGGCGTTCGCGGCGCGGGGTAAAGCTGACGGAGGCGGGGCTGTCCTACAGCCGCAGAGTCGCAACGCAACTGGATGCCGTGGAGCGCGACACCCTGTCAGTGATGGGTCAGCAGGGCGCAAATACGATTGAGCTAGCGGTGGTACCCACGTTTGGTACGCAATGGTTAATTCCTCGTCTCAAGGATTTTCAACGCCAGCACCCAGAGGTAACGGTGAACCTCACCAACCGCACCCGCCCCTTCCTGTTTGCAGATACCGAGTTCGATGCCGCGATTTACTTCGGTGATGCCGACTGGCCCGGCACCGAGTCCCACCGACTGATGGGAGAAAATCCTGTTCCCGTTTGCAGCCCCCGGCTGCTGGGCAAGCGCAAGCGCTTCACCTCCTCAGAGATCGCGCAACTGCCACTGCTGCAACAGACCACCCGCCCCTATGCCTGGCGCCAATGGTTCAACGCCCAACAGCTGAATATCCCACGCGACATGACAGGCCCACGTTACGAGCTATTCTCGATGCTGTCCCAGGCCGCCATGCATGACATGGGCATTGCGCTGATCCCGCCCTTCCTCATCCAGCGAGAACTGGACGAGCACCGACTGGTATTCGCAAGTCCCGAGGCACTGACCAGTTCGAAAGCTTATTACCTGATGATTCCTGACAGAAAAGTGGAATCAGCTTCGCTGCATGCGTTCAGGGACTGGCTTATCGATCAATCGAAGCGGTACAGCCCCTGCAATTAA